Sequence from the uncultured Draconibacterium sp. genome:
CAATCCGAACAGGGAATTACCAATTACCTGCGCCGGACACGCTGATATTATTCAGAAAGACAACGGACAGTGGTGGTCGGTATTTTTGGCCTGCCGCCCAATCGATAATAGATTTGAAAACCTGGGGCGCGAAACTTTTATGATGCCTGTTCGCTGGAGTCAGGACGGGTTTCCGTATATGACCAAAGATGACGAATTGGTGCCACGCATAATTCGCATGGAAGGCGTAAAAAGAGACTCATCGATCACTTTCGGGAACTTTGAAAAGAACGATGATTTTAACGCCACCGAACTGGGAATGGAGTGGCTAACCATTCGTGGAAATGCTGCAGACTTATACGATCTTAAAGAGAATCCGGGATTTCTCACATTAAAATGTGCTGATGTAGCTTCCAACGAATTAAAGGTGCCGGCTTTTGTGGGGCGTCGTTTACAGCATCACAAATTTGAAAGTACCACTAAAATGTACTTCACCCCTGGTTCAGAAACGGAGTCGGCAGGAATGGTTTTAATGAAAAACGAACAGCATCAGTATTTAATGGTAGTAGAAAAAGTTAATGAGCAGAAAGTAGCCAGTGTAAAAATGGTTACTGATACAACAGTTGAAGTTATTAACTCAGAAGCCATTGAAGCTGAAGAAGGGCCTGTTCAGTTGAAAATAACATCGAATGGTCCTGAATTTAGTTTCTATTATGCGCTGGACGACAACGAATGGAAACTACTGGCCGATAAAGTTGATGCTTCGTATTTGTCGACGGCCAGAGCCGGAGGATTTACTGGTACAACAATCGGAATGTATGCTTCAGGAAAGAAATTTGAATTTAATCAATAAATAATTACGCACTTAATTCAATGTCAAATTTATAAATGAAAAACTTAGATCTTATGAGGAAAAACACTTACGGACATTCTGTCCTTCATTATTTCTATTCGACCACTCATTCTTCACCATAGTTAAAACGCGGTGTAAAGCAGAGTGAATAAAATCAATTTCTAATGAAAATTAGAACTCTTTTGTCAATTTAATAGAGAATATAATGAAACACAGAATTAATTTATCATCTCAAAAAGCTTTGTCAGCTTTGATGAAGAACTACTTGATAAAGACACTGGTAGTTATACTTGGGATTTTTATCAATTTATCGTTGTTTGCTCAGGATACCAAAACCATCTCGGGAACGGTTGTTGATGAGCAAGACAACCCGGTAATTGGTGCTACAGTAATCGTTAAAGGTACGCAAATTGGTGTGCCTACCGATCTAGACGGAAATTTTGAGCTGCAAGTTCCAACCGATAAAGAGATCCTGCTGATCTCGTTTATTGGAATGGAGCCTCAGGAAATTAACATTGCTAACCAAACTAAGCTGCAGGTTGTACTTGCGCCATCGAGCGTGCAACTGGAAGAGACTATTGTTGTTGGTTATGGCCAGCAAAAGAAGGAGAGTGTTGTTGGGGCGATCACCCAAACAACTGGTGAAGTGTTACAACGTGCTGCCGGTGTTACCGATATTGGAATGGCATTAACCGGTAACCTTCCGGGTGTAATAACCATTAACAGCTCGGGTATGCCGGGCGAGGAAGATCCGCAAATTATTATTCGTTCAGCAAGTTCGTGGAACAACAGCGACCCACTGGTATTGGTTGATGGTGTTGAACGTCCGATGAGTGGTGTGGATATGAACTCGGTTGAGTCGGTTTCGGTACTGAAAGATGCCTCGGCAACAGCGGTTTTTGGTGTGAAAGGTGCAAACGGTGTTATCCTGATTACGACTAAACGTGGTAAAGAAGGGTCAGCACGTATTGATGTTTCGGCCAACATGACCATGAAAGTACCATCGAAACTACCTAACAAACTGGATTCGTACGATGCTTTAATGGCACGTAACTACGCTATTGAGCACGAATTGGGTGTTTCTCCTGATTCGTGGGGATATATGACTCCGCAGAATATTATTGAAAAATACCGTTACCCGGCTGATTTGGCTGAGGCTGAGCGTTATCCGAATGTCGACTGGCAGGATGTACTGTTTAAAGATTATGCCATGTCGTATAACGCCAACTTAAATGTATCGGGAGGTACTAAGTTTGTTAAATATTTTGCCTCGGCAGACTTTGCAAGCGAAGGTGACCTTTTTTATGTTTTCGATAACGGACGTAACTATGAATCGGGTTATGGCTACAACCGTATTAACGTACGTAGTAACCTCGATTTCCAGCTTACAAAATCTACCGTATTCAGGTTAAACCTGGCCGGATCGAACGGACAGAAGAAAACACCATGGGGACAAACCAATTCGGGCGACTGGGCCGTTGCGCAGCAGTGGGCCGGTGCCTATAACATTGCGCCTGATGTGTTTTTGCCACAATATTCAGATGGTTCATGGGGATTCTACCCAAACATCTCGAATGTTTCAAACTCGGCTCAAAACCTGTCGCTTTCAGGAACCATGCTTTCGACAACAACACAAATCAACACCGACTTCATTTTGGAGCAGGAGTTGAATTTTATTACCGAAGGCCTGAAGTTCCGTGGTGCGATCTCATGGGATAACACTTTCCTGGAGAATAACAGGGGTATTAACGACCTTTTTAACGATGCACAGCAAAAATGGATTGATCCTGCCACTGGTATCGCCACTTATAAAAAGGAATATGAAAATAACAATAAATTCGATTTCCAACAGGGCGTGCTCTGGAATACGTCTGCCGGTTCGGTTCAAAACTATGCAACCCAACGTAACCTGGAATACCAGTTGCGTTTAAACTGGGATCGCCAGTTTGGTAACCATAGTATTACCGCGATGGGTATGTTTAGCCGTAAAGAACGCGCACAAGGTAACGTGATTCCTTCTTTCCGTGAAGACTGGGCATTCCGTACCACATACGACTATAAATCGCGCTATTTCTTAGAGTATAATGGTGCATATAACGGATCAGAAAGATTTTCCAAAGACTATCGTTTTGCCTTTTTTAGTTCAGGGGCAATTGGCTGGATGATCTCTGAAGAATCATTTATGGAAAATGTTGAATTCCTGGATATGTTAAAGTTAAGGGCTTCGTATGGTGAAATTGGTGACGATAATATCAATGGCCGATGGCTGTATCTTACACAATGGGCTTACGGTGGTAACTCATCACTTGACTTAAACCACGGAACCAGCCCTTACGACTGGTACCGTGAATCAACAGTTGGAAACCCTGATGTACGCTGGGAGACAGTTAGAAAGTTTAATGCGGGTATTGACTATGCTTTTCTTGACGGGCTATTGGCCGGTAGCGTAGAATATTTCCGTGATAACCGTGTTGATATTCTTATTAATGGTAACGACCGTGCAGTTCCTTCATATTATGGACCTACACCTCCAACAGCTAACCTTGGAGAAGTAGAAACCAACGGATATGAATTACAATTGCGCGTAAATAAGGTGCTTAATAACGGCGTTCGTTTGTGGGGTGATATGAGTATGACGCATGCAGTAAATGAGATTATTGAAAGAGATGATCCTGCATTGTTCGAAGATTACCGTAAACAAGCCGGTTACAGCCTTGGACAAACAAGAACTTATGTTGATGCAGGTTATTTTAATACCTACGATGCATTATACGGTAGCCCGATGCACGATACCAACGATCCGTATAAAGTTCCGGGAGACTATTACATCCTCGATTTTAATGCAGATGGTGTTATTGATAGTAAAGATCAGATCCCTTATGGATACGCCGGATCTCCACAAAATACTTACAACGCTACAGTAGGTGTTGAATGGAAAGGCTTTAGTGCATTTGTTCAGTTCTACGGTGTAAACAATGTAACCCGTAACGTACCATTAACCAGTTTCGGAAGCAAGCTGAATACCGTTTATGATTTTGGAACATGGTGGTCGCAAGAAACACCAAATGCCGATGTAACTGTTCCGCGTTGGTTGTCGGAACCTAGCTATAATAATGGTACTCAGTACTTGTTCGATGGTTCGTATGTTCGATTGAAAAATGCTGAAGTAGCTTATACCATTAATGGAGGTTGGATCAACAACATTGGTTTCCGCACCCTGAAAATTTTTATTAATGGAAACAACTTGTGGGTATGGTCGAAAATGCCGGATGACCGCGAATCGAACTTCGCCGGATCGGGTGGACAGGGTGCTTACCCAACTTTGAAACGATATAATTTAGGAATAAGATTTACACTATAATTATGAGTACAATGAAAAATATACATAAGACGCTTTTGAAGAGTGGTGTACTGTTCATCATGTTATTGGGGCTCTTTTCCTGTGAAGATTACCTGGATAAAGCACCCGAATCGATCGTATCGGAGGAGGTAGCGTTTAGTAATTTTACCAATTTCCAGGGTTATATTGAAGAGATTTACAACTGTATCCCTGATAAAGAAAAGAAATACTGGACCACCTCGTGGAACTGGGGTGACGATGAGCTGTTTAACCTTGAAGGTAGCTGGCACATGACCAACCAGGTTGATATTGGTAACTTCTGGGCATGGCAAAACAATCCCGGTACCTGGTTTGACGATGATAATGCAAATCCAACTTCTACCAATAAATTTGATCATGGTTTATATGCGCATGCATGGTATTGCATTCGTAAAGCAAATATGGGCCTCGAAAATCTTGACTTGTTAACTGTGGCAACACAAGAGGAAAGAAATTTTATTGAAGGACAGCTCTACTTTTTCAGAGCATGGTGGCATCTTGAAATGATGCAATACCTGGGTGGTTTGCCTTATATTGATTACGTATTACCTGCAGGTGAAAAACTTACTTTACCACGACTGAGCTATCAGGAATGTGCAGATAAAGCCGGAGCCGATTTAAGAAAAGCTGCCAACTTACTGCCAATCGACTGGGACGAAACAACAGTTGGTAGAAATACTTTGGGTAAGAACCAGTTACGCGCCAATAAAATTATGGCTTTGGGTTACCTGGGTAAAAACTACCTGTGGGCTGCAAGTCCGTTAATGAAAAACGGTGCCGAAACAGGTGGTGCCAATACCTATAACTACGACGAGGATTATGCACGCAAAGCCGCCGAAGCTTTTGGCGAATTGCTGAATCTTGTTGAAGGTGGGCAAACACAATATGCATTGGTAGATTTTGATTATGAAGACATTTATAATCACAAAAAATCGAGCGGTGTTGATACGAAGTACAGCGATATGTTCTATACTACCGGACAAAACTGGTTAATGCCGGGTTCTACCGAAGCAATTTTCCGTGGTCCTTCAACCGATTACAATGGTAGTAACTGGAATACAACAAAAACTTTCGGACCAAAAGTAAAAGGTTTGGTAGAACACGATAACATCATTCACCATCCTACAGCCAATTACGTGAAGAATTATGGTATGGCTAATGGTTTGCCATTGGATGATCCGGAATCTGGTTTTGATCCTGAATATCCTTTTAAAGACCGTGATCCTCGTTTCTACCACGACATTGTTTTTGATGGATTTAAATATGTGAATGCCACAATGCCTGCTGATATGGAATACCTGCGCTACACAGGTTTGGCATCAAACGGAACCATGCGTAATCCTGCCGATGGTAGCCGAACAGGTTATCTGATTCAGAAACTGGTACCACATACAGCAAATAAATACGATGGAGCTTATAACTGGAGTTATAACCTGCATACCTATCTGCCATACATGCGTTTAGGAGATATTTATACCATGTATGCCGAAGCATGTGCCGCTTTTGGTGGTGCTTCAGGAAAAGCATCAAATTTCACAAAAACAGCTGAAGATGCGCTTAACACGCTTCGCGATCGTTGTGGAGCCGGCCATGTTGCTGCTTCGTATACGGCAAGCCGTGAAAAATTCATCGACGAGGTGAGAAGAGAACGTGCTGTAGAGCTTTCATTCGAAGGCTTCCGCTTTAACGACTTACAACGTTGGTTGTTGCTTACCGAGTATCCTTACAATGTAAAGACTTCTCAAGAGTTTGACCGGGTAGAAGCCCCTGATTTCTATGAGAACAATGATCCAAGAGATGCAAGGGTAGCCAACTTTAGAGAAGAAGTCATTTTAACACGTCAGTTTGGAGTTAAACACTACTGGTTCCCGCTTAAAATCGAGGATGTATCTATGTATCCTGAATTTGGGCAGAATCCGGGCTGGTAGCCAGATTGAGTTAAAGTATTATGTAATTATAATCGAATAAGCAATGAAACATATACAAAAGAGATTCATTTTATTTGCCCTGTTTGCAGTAGTTCCGTTTTTGATGAACGCGCAAACTCTGGCAGGAAATGAAACGGATACGATCATTATAACCGATGACCCATTAGTGCAGGTACCTTTTCGTAAGGTAGCTCAAAGCGACATTTTGGGTGGTGTTTCGGTGGTCGATCTCGAAGAATTAACCAAAAAGAACTATAATACATATAGTTTAGACAATATGCAGGGCTACATCGGTGGTTTCACCGGTAATGCACTGTGGGGCATGGGCGAATACCTGGTGCTGGTTGACGGAATACCACGTGCGGCCAACAATGTGTTGCCAACCGAGATTGAGCAGATAACTTTCCTGAAGTCAGCTGCTGCAGTTGTACTTTATGGTAGCCGTGCTTCAAAAGGTGCCATTTTAATTTCTACAAAACGAGGTAAAGACACACCTCTTGAAATTAATGTGCGTGCAAACACCGGTTTCCATGTATCAAAAAGTAATCCTTCTTATTTAGGATCGGCACAGTACATGACACTATTTAACGAAGCACGTGTAAACGATGGTCAGTCGCCTTTGTACAGCGATGAAGATATTTACCATTATGCATCGGGAAGCAATCCATACCGTTACCCGAATGTGGATTTCTATTCATCGGATTATTTAAAGTCGTACTACAACCGTACCGATGTTTCTACTGAAATTTTGGGAGGTAATGAACGTGCCAGGTTTTACACCAATATTGGCTACTACCGTCAGGGCGATGTTTTTGACTTTGGCGAAGCTGCTGATAATTTCACCGACCGCCTGAATATCCGCGGTAATATCGATTTAAATCTGAATGATTTTATCAGTGCCTATATCAATACAAATGCAACTTTCTACAATTCAAGAAGTGCAAATTCAAGCGAGGAAAATGGCAATTACTGGACTGCTGCATCTACATTGCGTCCTAACCGTGTTGCTCCGCTAATTCCACTTGATTTTATCGATCCAAACGATCAACAATCGTGGAATTTGGTAAATGGAAGCGAAAACATTATCGGAGGTCAGTATTTCTTGGGAGGTACACAGGTGGATCAAACCAATATTTTTGCTGATTATTATGCGGGCGGTTACAGCAAGTGGACAAGCCGTCAGTTTCAGTTTGATACCGGTTTGGATTTCGATCTGAAAGGAATTACAGAAGGATTAAAATTCCATACACAGTTTGCAGTTGATTATGCTACTTCATACAGCACATCATATAATAACTCTTATGCAGTGTATGAACCAAGCTGGTACGACTACAACGGTACCGATGTTATTGCCGGTATAACCAAGTATAATAATGATGAAAAATCAGGTCAGCAAAATGTTGGAGGAAGTACCAGCAATCAAACTATTGCGTTCTCAGGGTACTTTACCTACGACAAAACAATAAATGCAGACCACAACCTGAATGCAATGTTAATTGCCTCGGGTTATCAAATTACAAACTCAGGTCAGTATCATCGCACAAGCAGTGCAAATGCCGGTTTGCAGTTAGGTTACAACTACAAGCATAAATACTATGCTGACTTTAGTGCATCGGTAATCCACTCGGCAAAACTGCCCGAAGGAAACCGTCAGGCACTGTCGCCAACTGTAAGTTTAGGATGGAAAATCAGTGAAGAGGATTTTATGGCCAACTCATCTGTATTTGATGAATTGAGCCTGAACTTGTCGGGAAGTATCCTGAATTCAGACCTCGATATTGAAGATTTCTATATGTACGAAGCCACCTACACGCAAGCCAGCGGTGCATGGTGGGGATGGTACGATGGAGCATCGGAACGCTCAACCAACTCGAAACGAGGTGGAAATGATGAATTGGATTTTGTAAAACGTAAAGAAGTATCGGCTACTTTGATGGCTTCGCTTTGGGAAAAACTTTTAACGGTTAACACTTCGTTCTTTATCAATTCTACTGAAGGATTGTTGATTACACCGTCTACCATTTTCCCGAATTACTTTTTTACCTACTGGCCCGAAGCTTCATTTATTCCTAACGTTAACTTCAATAACGATAAGCGCGTAGGATTCGACTTTAATGTGAACGTAAACAAGCAGGTTGGTGAGGTAGATCTTACATTGGGTGTTTCGGGTATTTATTATACCACTGAAGCTACACAACGCGACGAAAATTACGAATACGATTATCAGTACCGCGAAGGTTTAGCAATTGACGGACTTTGGGGGCTGGAAAGTGCAGGTTTATTCCAGAGTGCTGAAGAAGTTGCCAGTTCTCCTGAACAAAAATTTGGTGGATCGGTTAAACCCGGCGACATTAAGTATGTGGATCAAAACGGCGACAATTTAATCGACGATAAAGATCAGGTATATCTTGGCCGCGCCGGATGGAGTGGAGCACCACTTACTTTGGGTGTAAACTTTACGGCAAAATACAAAGGCTTTACATTCTTTGCTCTGGGTACCGGAAATTATGGCGCTTATGCTATGAAAAATGACGCGTACCACTGGGTATACGGAGATAGAAAATACTCTGAAGTAGTGCTCGACCGTTGGACAGAAGAAACAAAAGCCACTGCTACTTATCCGCGACTGACAACAGAAAATGGAAGTAACAATTTCCGTAGCTCTGATTTCTGGATGTACAAAACCGACCGTTTTAATTTGGCGAAAGTTCAGATCACTTATGATCTGCCACAAAGCCTGATTCAAAACAGTTTGTTCGAAAACATCTCGACTTACGTAAGTGGAGCCAACCTGTTAACTATTTCGAAGGAAAAAGATATCCTGGAACTGGAATTTGACAGTGCTCCGCAAACGCGATTCTTTAACATTGGTTTAAAGGCCACATTCTAATAAGTAACACTAAAGAATTTTAACGATGAAGAATATAATAAAATTAGTGGTTCTTGTACTTCTGTTCACCGCCTGCGACGACATGTTCGAGCCGGCTTTGGAGAACAACAGGGGACTTGACGCGATGTACAACGAGCCTACATATGCACAAGGTATTTTGGCCAACGCATACATATTATTGCCTTATTCGTCGGCTCCGCAAAGCGATGTGGCAACAGATGATGCAGTAACCAACGATAACGAAAACGATTACCTGGCAATGGCTACCGGTTCGTGGACCGCCAGTACTAATCCATTATCGCAATGGCAAGGCCGAAGAAATGCTATTCAGTACATCAATCTGTTTTTAGCCAATACCGACGAGGTGGTTTGGAGTAAAGATGAGGTGATTAACACCATGTATAACGACCGTTTGAAAGGTGAAGCTTATGCGCTGAGAGCTGTTCAAATGTTTGCACTTTTGAAGGCTCATGGTGGTTGGACTGCCGGTGGAGAACTGTTAGGTGTACCAATTGTAACCGAGCCGGAAACTGCTGAGTCAGACTTTAATCTGCCACGTAATACATTCCAGGAATGTATCGATCAGATTATTGCTGATGCGAATACTGCAATGGATCTTTTACCATTGGATTTCGGCGATTTATCTGATGGCGAAATTCCTTCAAAATACCAGTCGTTGGGAGTTACCAACGCCGGCGATTACAACCGTGTAAACGGTAACCATATGCGTGGCCGTATTACCGGACGTATTGTTGAAGCCGTTCGTGCACAGGCTGCTTTATTGGCTGCCAGTCCGGCTTACAACACTGGAACAACGGTATCGTGGGAAGATGCTGCAAACTTTGCTGCCGATGTTCTGGACCGTGTTGGCGGACCAAATGGTTTGGCCGCTAACGGACATACCTGGTATGCCAATACAAGCGAAATTGAAGCATTGGCTTCAGGTGTAGCGCCTCCTGAAATTATCTGGAGAGGCGATGTTGGCCAGAATAACGATCTGGAAACCGATAACTTCCCTCCGTCGTTATACGGAAACGGACGTGTAAATCCAACACAAAACCTGGTTGATGCATTCCCAACCGTAGATGGTTATCCAATAACTGATCCTTCGAGCAGTTATGATCCTGCAAATCCATATGCAAACCGCGACCCACGATTGAATGACTATGTGGTGGTAAACGAAAGTACACAGGGACCAAACAGCGATGTAATTGTAACCGGTACTTACAGCGATAACAACGACGGAATCAACAAGGAAAACGGATTATCGACCCGTACAGGTTACTACTTGCGTAAATTATTACGTTACGACTGTAATCCGAATCCAGAGTTCGATACCGAACAAAAGCACTACGCTGCGCGTATTCGCTACACCGAAATATTCCTGGCCTACGCCGAAGCTGCTAACGAAGCCTGGGGACCAACAGGAAATGGAGGTAACTCTTATTCTGCTTACGATGTTATTAAAGCAATCCGCGAAAGAGCAGGAATAGGCCTTGATAATGGCGATGCCTACCTGGAATCAGTTAAAGGCGATCAGGATGCAATGCGCGAGTTGATCCGAAACGAACGTCGTATCGAACTTTGTTTCGAGAATCAGCGCTTCTGGGATTTACGTCGCTGGGAGGTAGCAAACCTGAACGAAACGGCTCGTGGTATACAAATCGATGAAACGGATGGTACAAATACTTACTCTCCAATTGATGTGGAGTCGAGAAATTATGCCGACTATATGTATTATGGACCAGTTCCATACGGTGAATTACAGAAATGGAGTAACCTGGAACAAAATGCAGGTTGGTAATTTTCTGAATATTAATTGAAAATATTGAAAGATATGAAACAGATTAAATTTTTAATGATAGTGTCAGCCGGAATATTTGCAATGCTATTCACGTCTTGCGAGAATCAGGATGTAGAGTTCCCGGATTTTGACTACAGCACCGTATATTTTGCCTATCAATATCCGGTAAGGACTATTGTGCTTGGCGAAGATATTATCGATAATACGCTGGATAACGAACATAAATGCGAAATTTACGCTACCATGGGTGGTGTTTACGCTAACGATCAAAGTATTGGTATCGATGTAACTGTCGACAATAGCTTGTGCAACAATCTGTATTTCGATAGCGAATTTACGATGCCGGTTCAGGCTATGCCAACCAACTACTACTCGTTGGCGGCCGATAAAATCTATTTGGATAAAACCTTATTAGATGGCGTTGAAGTTCAACTTTCGGATGCATTTTTTGCCGATCCGGATGCACTAAAAAGTACCTATGTTATTCCTTTGCGAATGACTAATGTGGTAAATGCAGACTCTATTCTTTCAGGAGTTCCTAAGTTTGACGGAGCTACTAGAGGAAAAGACACCGACTGGGATGTTTTACCTAAAGACTTTGTTCTTTATTGCGTAAAATTCATCAATCCTTGGCATGGTTATTACCTGCGCCGTGGTGAAGATGTAATTACCGAAGGCGGAGCAACCAGTACCGTTACCCGCGGGGCTGAATATGTTGAAGATGATGAGGTGGTTGCATTAAATACTGCTTCTTTGAATACGGTTGAATTCCCCGTTACACTTGTTGATGAAAACGGTGAAAACGTAACATGCACTTTGTTACTTACGTTCGATGACCAGAATGCCTGTACTATTTCTTCAGTAAGTGAAGGATTTACCGCATCGGGTAGTGGTTCTTTTGTTATCGATGGAGAGAAAAACAGCTGGGGAAACAAAGACCGTAATGCGCTTTACCTGGACTATACCATTGATATGGGAAGCAAAAGTTATGCAACAAGTGATATACTGGTTGTTCGCGACCGGGGTGTTACGATGGAAACATTCTCGCCATCATATAATGTAAACTAATCGCTAAAACCAAGATGAAGATGAAATACATAAATAAACTTTTGCTGGGTGCCGTTTCTGTTCTTTTTATGGCATCCTGCGTTGATGATAGTTTACTCGATTACAGAGTCGATAAACCGGAAAGTCTTGTTCAACAGGAGTATTTGAATGATTACGATGTGTTGAAATC
This genomic interval carries:
- a CDS encoding TonB-dependent receptor; translated protein: MKHRINLSSQKALSALMKNYLIKTLVVILGIFINLSLFAQDTKTISGTVVDEQDNPVIGATVIVKGTQIGVPTDLDGNFELQVPTDKEILLISFIGMEPQEINIANQTKLQVVLAPSSVQLEETIVVGYGQQKKESVVGAITQTTGEVLQRAAGVTDIGMALTGNLPGVITINSSGMPGEEDPQIIIRSASSWNNSDPLVLVDGVERPMSGVDMNSVESVSVLKDASATAVFGVKGANGVILITTKRGKEGSARIDVSANMTMKVPSKLPNKLDSYDALMARNYAIEHELGVSPDSWGYMTPQNIIEKYRYPADLAEAERYPNVDWQDVLFKDYAMSYNANLNVSGGTKFVKYFASADFASEGDLFYVFDNGRNYESGYGYNRINVRSNLDFQLTKSTVFRLNLAGSNGQKKTPWGQTNSGDWAVAQQWAGAYNIAPDVFLPQYSDGSWGFYPNISNVSNSAQNLSLSGTMLSTTTQINTDFILEQELNFITEGLKFRGAISWDNTFLENNRGINDLFNDAQQKWIDPATGIATYKKEYENNNKFDFQQGVLWNTSAGSVQNYATQRNLEYQLRLNWDRQFGNHSITAMGMFSRKERAQGNVIPSFREDWAFRTTYDYKSRYFLEYNGAYNGSERFSKDYRFAFFSSGAIGWMISEESFMENVEFLDMLKLRASYGEIGDDNINGRWLYLTQWAYGGNSSLDLNHGTSPYDWYRESTVGNPDVRWETVRKFNAGIDYAFLDGLLAGSVEYFRDNRVDILINGNDRAVPSYYGPTPPTANLGEVETNGYELQLRVNKVLNNGVRLWGDMSMTHAVNEIIERDDPALFEDYRKQAGYSLGQTRTYVDAGYFNTYDALYGSPMHDTNDPYKVPGDYYILDFNADGVIDSKDQIPYGYAGSPQNTYNATVGVEWKGFSAFVQFYGVNNVTRNVPLTSFGSKLNTVYDFGTWWSQETPNADVTVPRWLSEPSYNNGTQYLFDGSYVRLKNAEVAYTINGGWINNIGFRTLKIFINGNNLWVWSKMPDDRESNFAGSGGQGAYPTLKRYNLGIRFTL
- a CDS encoding SusC/RagA family TonB-linked outer membrane protein, whose product is MKHIQKRFILFALFAVVPFLMNAQTLAGNETDTIIITDDPLVQVPFRKVAQSDILGGVSVVDLEELTKKNYNTYSLDNMQGYIGGFTGNALWGMGEYLVLVDGIPRAANNVLPTEIEQITFLKSAAAVVLYGSRASKGAILISTKRGKDTPLEINVRANTGFHVSKSNPSYLGSAQYMTLFNEARVNDGQSPLYSDEDIYHYASGSNPYRYPNVDFYSSDYLKSYYNRTDVSTEILGGNERARFYTNIGYYRQGDVFDFGEAADNFTDRLNIRGNIDLNLNDFISAYINTNATFYNSRSANSSEENGNYWTAASTLRPNRVAPLIPLDFIDPNDQQSWNLVNGSENIIGGQYFLGGTQVDQTNIFADYYAGGYSKWTSRQFQFDTGLDFDLKGITEGLKFHTQFAVDYATSYSTSYNNSYAVYEPSWYDYNGTDVIAGITKYNNDEKSGQQNVGGSTSNQTIAFSGYFTYDKTINADHNLNAMLIASGYQITNSGQYHRTSSANAGLQLGYNYKHKYYADFSASVIHSAKLPEGNRQALSPTVSLGWKISEEDFMANSSVFDELSLNLSGSILNSDLDIEDFYMYEATYTQASGAWWGWYDGASERSTNSKRGGNDELDFVKRKEVSATLMASLWEKLLTVNTSFFINSTEGLLITPSTIFPNYFFTYWPEASFIPNVNFNNDKRVGFDFNVNVNKQVGEVDLTLGVSGIYYTTEATQRDENYEYDYQYREGLAIDGLWGLESAGLFQSAEEVASSPEQKFGGSVKPGDIKYVDQNGDNLIDDKDQVYLGRAGWSGAPLTLGVNFTAKYKGFTFFALGTGNYGAYAMKNDAYHWVYGDRKYSEVVLDRWTEETKATATYPRLTTENGSNNFRSSDFWMYKTDRFNLAKVQITYDLPQSLIQNSLFENISTYVSGANLLTISKEKDILELEFDSAPQTRFFNIGLKATF
- a CDS encoding RagB/SusD family nutrient uptake outer membrane protein — protein: MKNIHKTLLKSGVLFIMLLGLFSCEDYLDKAPESIVSEEVAFSNFTNFQGYIEEIYNCIPDKEKKYWTTSWNWGDDELFNLEGSWHMTNQVDIGNFWAWQNNPGTWFDDDNANPTSTNKFDHGLYAHAWYCIRKANMGLENLDLLTVATQEERNFIEGQLYFFRAWWHLEMMQYLGGLPYIDYVLPAGEKLTLPRLSYQECADKAGADLRKAANLLPIDWDETTVGRNTLGKNQLRANKIMALGYLGKNYLWAASPLMKNGAETGGANTYNYDEDYARKAAEAFGELLNLVEGGQTQYALVDFDYEDIYNHKKSSGVDTKYSDMFYTTGQNWLMPGSTEAIFRGPSTDYNGSNWNTTKTFGPKVKGLVEHDNIIHHPTANYVKNYGMANGLPLDDPESGFDPEYPFKDRDPRFYHDIVFDGFKYVNATMPADMEYLRYTGLASNGTMRNPADGSRTGYLIQKLVPHTANKYDGAYNWSYNLHTYLPYMRLGDIYTMYAEACAAFGGASGKASNFTKTAEDALNTLRDRCGAGHVAASYTASREKFIDEVRRERAVELSFEGFRFNDLQRWLLLTEYPYNVKTSQEFDRVEAPDFYENNDPRDARVANFREEVILTRQFGVKHYWFPLKIEDVSMYPEFGQNPGW
- a CDS encoding glycoside hydrolase family 43 protein: MVANFDYFTYKGNDDFYNDNPLPGEDYYYNPILPGWYSDPSVCTNGKDYFLVTSTFSYFPGVPIFHSTDMLNWKQIGNVLNRPEQLPLEGQRVTRGIFAPAISYNPHNETYYMITTNMRGGNFLVKTQDPFGDWSDPIWLPEVHGIDPSLFFDDNGKAYIVNNDEPDGGSTYEGHRAIRGIEYDVENDKTIGKSIMLVNGGVDLSEKPIWIEGPHMYKFNGSYYLMCAEGGTSVNHREVIFKSDSPFGKYTPWDKNPILTQKHLNPNRELPITCAGHADIIQKDNGQWWSVFLACRPIDNRFENLGRETFMMPVRWSQDGFPYMTKDDELVPRIIRMEGVKRDSSITFGNFEKNDDFNATELGMEWLTIRGNAADLYDLKENPGFLTLKCADVASNELKVPAFVGRRLQHHKFESTTKMYFTPGSETESAGMVLMKNEQHQYLMVVEKVNEQKVASVKMVTDTTVEVINSEAIEAEEGPVQLKITSNGPEFSFYYALDDNEWKLLADKVDASYLSTARAGGFTGTTIGMYASGKKFEFNQ